Proteins encoded by one window of Apus apus isolate bApuApu2 chromosome 15, bApuApu2.pri.cur, whole genome shotgun sequence:
- the ZHX3 gene encoding zinc fingers and homeoboxes protein 3, giving the protein MASKRKSTTPCMIPVKTLVLQETELDHVEDDHEGTKQDVPAEGPAASDAGASSSNNGALSNGHRGIADGDTFICKSCDFGSQDVHHFFRHLDSEHSDFSKDPAFACVACNFLANSHEGLSHHNAESHAGETSFIWKVAKQDNRTTVEQSLCEATSSHDPPGEVAEEGADGQSEIIITKTPIMKIMKGKPEAKKIHTLKENLSSQLGSESEVKDGDHSFPNGAVPVSQPTASSTKSSHIVNGSIIGNVPVLQAGVAQLVSLQQQPPLHQQLPTSKSLPKVMIPLSSIPTYNAAMDSNSFLKNSFHKFPYPTKAELCYLTVVTKYPEEQLKIWFTAQRLKQGISWSPEEIEDARKKMFNTVIQSVPQPTITVLNTPLVANPGSVPHLIQATLPGHVVGQPEGTGGLLVTQPIMANGLKGTSSSFTLAVTSVPRTQPTAQHSTVSSSNTSGVKVVSSGQSLLTACPAISSQTFLDPNVYKNKKSHEQLSALKGSFCRNQFPGQAEVERLTKITGLSTKEIRKWFSDRRYHYRNVRGNRAVFPGDNTLDSLPEIPFDVSPRGVELSPAAAAAAPAPHHPPRRQSWHQAPDFTPTKYKERAPEQLKALESSFAQNPLPAEEEVNRLRAETKMTRREIDSWFSERRKKKVAEENQKVEEVARPEEEEVESGGGEGEDSSDELRAASENGSVDASGNNPNSVERKVSPIKINLKNLRVTESNGKNELPGAGANEKGDGSSSRPPTPPKTKLNFKKTAQQRHLLKQMFVQTQRPTNQEYDAIVSQTGLPRAEVIRWFGDSRYGYKNGQLKWYENYRRGVFPPGLVEVSPASREVLEDYYEKHKGLREEDLPGLCERAHLSAQQLKAWFSVKAEEEGKGPVPEEACAGEGSRKGPCEAGSELSESSESWELGGQEGSAGTPDAPGPPPAPRLETD; this is encoded by the coding sequence ATGGCTAGCAAAAGAAAATCCACCACTCCCTGCATGATACCAGTAAAAACACTGGTGCTTCAGGAGACTGAACTGGACCATGTGGAAGATGATCATGAGGGAACGAAGCAAGATGTCCCTGCGGAAGGGCCAGCAGCAAGTGATGCTGGTGCCAGTAGCAGTAATAATGGAGCTCTATCTAACGGGCACCGCGGTATTGCTGATGGTGACACTTTTATCTGCAAGTCTTGTGACTTTGGATCTCAAGACGTTCATCACTTCTTCAGGCACTTGGACTCTGAGCACTCAGACTTCAGCAAAGACCCTGCGTTTGCGTGCGTTGCGTGCAACTTCCTGGCAAACAGCCACGAAGGGCTCTCGCACCACAATGCAGAGTCACACGCTGGTGAAACGAGCTTCATCTGGAAGGTGGCTAAGCAGGACAATCGTACAACTGTGGAGCAAAGTCTCTGTGAGGCCACCAGCAGCCATGACCCTCCGGGAGAGGTCGCTGAAGAAGGAGCGGATGGCCAGTCTGAAATTATCATTACCAAAACCCCCATCATGAAGATAATGAAAGGTAAACCAGAGGCCAAAAAAATCCACACGCTGAAGGAGAATCTGTCAAGTCAGCTGGGCAGCGAGTCAGAGGTGAAAGATGGAGACCATTCATTCCCAAATGGGGCTGTGCCAGTCAGCCAGCCCACTGCAAGTTCAACAAAATCATCTCATATAGTGAATGGTTCTATCATAGGAAATGTCCCTGTTCTGCAGGCAGGTGTTGCACAACTTGTGTCACTACAGCAGCAACCCCCATTGCATCAGCAGCTACCTACGTCCAAATCCCTTCCCAAGGTGATGATCCCCCTGAGCAGCATTCCAACATACAACGCCGCCATGGACTCCAACAGCTTCCTCAAAAACTCTTTCCACAAGTTTCCCTACCCCACAAAAGCTGAGCTGTGCTACTTGACTGTGGTGACGAAGTACCCAGAAGAGCAGCTGAAGATCTGGTTCACTGCCCAGAGGCTGAAGCAGGGCATCAGCTGGTCACCGGAGGAGATCGAAGATGCCAGGAAGAAGATGTTCAACACGGTTATTCAGTCTGTGCCCCAACCCACCATTACAGTTTTGAACACGCCGCTAGTTGCAAACCCCGGGAGTGTCCCCCATCTTATCCAGGCAACTTTACCAGGCCACGTGGTGGGGCAGCCGGAGGGGACGGGGGGGCTGCTGGTCACGCAGCCCATTATGGCAAACGGGTTGAAGGGCACCAGCTCCTCCTTCACCTTGGCGGTGACCTCTGTCCCCAGGACGCAGCCGACGGCGCAGCACAGCACCGTGAGCTCCAGCAACACGTCAGGGGTGAAGGTGGTCAGCAGCGGCCAGTCGCTACTCACCGCCTGCCCAGCCATCTCCTCGCAGACCTTCCTGGATCCCAACGTGTACAAAAACAAGAAGTCCCACgagcagctctcagccttgAAAGGCAGCTTCTGCAGAAACCAGTTCCCTGGCCAGGCTGAAGTCGAGCGGTTGACAAAAATCACGGGCCTTTCCACCAAGGAGATTCGGAAATGGTTCAGCGATAGGAGGTACCACTACAGGAACGTGAGAGGCAACCGGGCGGTCTTCCCTGGAGACAACACTCTTGATTCCCTGCCTGAAATACCCTTCGATGTCTCTCCCAGAGGGGTTGagctgagccctgcagcagcagcggcTGCGCCGGCCCCTCACCACCCGCCACGGCGGCAGTCATGGCACCAGGCACCCGACTTCACGCCGACCAAGTACAAAGAGCGGGCACCGGAGCAGCTGAAGGCCCTGGAGAGCAGTTTTGCCCAAAATCCCCTTCCTGCGGAGGAAGAGGTGAACCGCTTGAGGGCGGAGACGAAGATGACACGGAGGGAGATCGATAGCTGGTTCTcggagaggaggaagaagaaggtggcagaagaaaaccagaaggtGGAAGAGGTGGCTCGGCcggaggaggaagaggtggaaagtggtgggggggaaggggaagactCCTCGGATGAGCTGAGGGCTGCAAGTGAAAACGGTTCAGTCGACGCCTCTGGCAACAACCCAAACTCGGTGGAGCGGAAGGTGAGTCCCATCAAAATCAACCTGAAGAACCTCCGAGTGACTGAGTCCAATGGCAAAAATGAGTTACCAGGGGCTGGTGCCAATGAGAAAGGGGACGGCAGCTCCAGCCGGCCACCCACCCCTCCGAAAACCAaactgaactttaaaaaaacagcccaGCAGCGGCATCTCCTGAAGCAGATGTTCGTGCAGACCCAGAGACCCACGAACCAGGAGTACGACGCCATTGTTTCCCAGACGGGCCTGCCGCGGGCCGAGGTCATTCGCTGGTTTGGGGACAGTCGGTACGGCTACAAGAACGGGCAGCTGAAGTGGTATGAGAACTACAGGCGGGGGGTTTTCCCCCCGGGGCTGGTGGAGGTCAGCCCGGCCAGCCgggaggtgctggaggactACTACGAGAAGCACAAGGGGCTGCGGGAGGAGGACCTGCCCGGCCTCTGCGAGCGCGCCCACCTCAGCGCCCAGCAGCTCAAGGCCTGGTTCTCGGTGAAGGCGGAGGAGGAGGGCAAGGGCCCTGTCCCCGAGGAGGCCTGCGCTGGCGAGGGCAGCCGGAAAGGGCCGTGTGAGGCTGGCTCGGAGCTGTCTGAGAGCAGCGAGTCGTGGGAGCTGGGCGGCCAGGAAGGCAGCGCCGGGACCCCCGATGCCCCCGGCCCACCGCCCGCTCCCCGGCTGG